From the Sporosarcina luteola genome, one window contains:
- the uvrB gene encoding excinuclease ABC subunit UvrB, with protein sequence MVQKFDLHAPYVPLGDQPAAISQLVEGIKEGKKHQTLLGATGTGKTFTVSNVLTEVNKPTLVIAHNKTLAGQLYSEFKEFFPNNAVEYFVSFYDFYQPEAYMPHTDTYIEKDATINDEIDKLRHSATSALFERNDVLIVASVSCIYGLGSPEEYGKHVVSLRSGMEIGRNDLLRRFVDIQYSRNDISFTRGTFRVRGDVVEIFPASQDEHCIRIEFFGDEIDRIREVDALTGEILGEREHVAIFPASHFVTGEEKMVKAIANIETELEERLAVLRKEDKLLEAQRLEQRTRYDLEMMREMGFCSGIENYSRHLTLRPAGATPYTLLDYFPEDFLMIIDESHVTLPQIRGMYNGDQARKQVLVDHGFRLPSALDNRPLMFDEFEGYVNKAIYVSATPGPYELEHTPEMVQQIIRPTGLLDPIIDVRPIEGQIDNLIDEINERTKRNERVLITTLTKKMSEDLTDYLKDIGIKVQYLHSEIKTLERIEIIRELRLGTYDVLVGINLLREGLDIPEVSLVAILDADKEGFLRSERALIQTIGRAARNSEGRVIMYADRYTDSMKKAIDETSRRREIQIAYNEKHGITPTTIKKEVRAVIRATQVAEEDISFLEKATKGKKLSKDEKLKLLATLEKEMKEAAKALDFERAAELRDTILELKAEG encoded by the coding sequence ATGGTCCAGAAATTCGATTTACACGCTCCTTACGTTCCGTTGGGCGACCAGCCTGCCGCCATTTCGCAGCTCGTGGAAGGCATCAAGGAAGGCAAAAAGCATCAGACGCTTTTAGGGGCGACCGGAACAGGGAAGACGTTCACAGTTTCAAATGTTTTAACAGAAGTTAATAAACCGACACTAGTCATTGCACATAATAAAACACTCGCCGGCCAATTGTACAGCGAGTTCAAAGAGTTCTTTCCGAATAATGCGGTTGAGTATTTCGTCAGCTTCTATGATTTCTACCAACCGGAAGCATATATGCCGCATACGGACACTTATATAGAGAAGGACGCGACAATTAACGACGAGATCGACAAGCTACGCCACTCCGCTACATCTGCCTTGTTCGAAAGGAATGATGTACTGATCGTAGCATCCGTATCTTGCATTTACGGCCTTGGTTCGCCTGAGGAGTACGGAAAGCATGTCGTATCGCTCAGGTCAGGCATGGAAATTGGGCGGAATGATCTCCTCCGGCGATTCGTCGATATCCAATATTCAAGAAACGATATTAGTTTCACACGGGGGACATTCCGTGTCAGGGGAGACGTCGTAGAAATATTCCCTGCTTCACAGGACGAACATTGCATCCGCATCGAGTTTTTTGGCGATGAAATTGACCGTATCCGTGAAGTCGATGCTCTTACAGGTGAAATTTTAGGCGAACGTGAACATGTCGCGATCTTCCCTGCATCCCACTTCGTCACGGGCGAAGAGAAAATGGTGAAGGCGATAGCGAATATCGAAACGGAATTGGAAGAGCGCCTCGCCGTGCTGCGCAAGGAAGATAAACTCCTAGAAGCGCAGCGGCTTGAGCAACGTACCCGCTATGACTTGGAAATGATGCGGGAAATGGGCTTCTGCTCAGGGATCGAGAACTATTCAAGGCATTTGACATTACGACCTGCAGGGGCAACTCCCTACACGCTGCTCGACTACTTCCCGGAAGACTTTCTGATGATTATCGATGAAAGCCATGTCACCTTGCCGCAAATCCGAGGCATGTATAACGGAGACCAGGCACGGAAACAAGTATTGGTCGATCATGGTTTCCGTCTTCCGTCCGCCTTGGACAACAGGCCGCTCATGTTTGACGAATTTGAGGGATATGTCAACAAAGCCATCTACGTATCTGCAACACCGGGTCCTTACGAACTTGAGCATACACCGGAAATGGTTCAACAGATCATCCGGCCAACCGGTTTGCTTGATCCAATCATTGATGTAAGGCCGATCGAAGGGCAGATCGATAATCTGATCGATGAAATTAATGAGCGTACAAAGCGCAACGAAAGGGTATTGATTACTACATTGACGAAAAAGATGTCCGAAGACCTTACCGACTATCTCAAGGATATCGGCATCAAAGTCCAATACTTGCATTCAGAGATCAAAACATTGGAGCGGATTGAAATTATCCGGGAACTCCGATTGGGTACCTACGACGTTCTCGTAGGGATCAACTTGCTGAGGGAAGGGCTCGACATACCCGAAGTTTCGCTTGTCGCGATTCTTGATGCCGACAAGGAAGGGTTCCTCCGTTCCGAACGCGCCCTAATTCAAACAATCGGCCGGGCTGCTCGTAACTCTGAAGGAAGAGTTATCATGTATGCGGACCGTTACACGGATTCGATGAAAAAAGCGATTGATGAAACCTCGAGACGTCGGGAAATCCAAATTGCGTACAATGAAAAGCATGGGATCACTCCGACGACGATCAAGAAGGAAGTTCGCGCCGTCATCAGGGCGACCCAAGTAGCTGAAGAAGATATCTCCTTCTTGGAAAAAGCGACGAAAGGCAAGAAATTGTCGAAGGACGAAAAATTGAAATTGCTCGCGACTCTTGAGAAGGAAATGAAGGAGGCGGCAAAAGCGCTTGATTTCGAAAGGGCTGCCGAATTGCGCGATACGATACTAGAATTGAAGGCTGAAGGGTGA
- a CDS encoding IDEAL domain-containing protein, which translates to MENNYSYAEFLKAVGKNSTSLQAERLLNDIYMDLFLNHIHREQTKKRLLRLIDLALDDKDEYAFKSLTDELMKLEEN; encoded by the coding sequence ATGGAAAACAATTATTCATATGCCGAGTTCTTAAAAGCCGTGGGGAAAAATAGTACATCGCTTCAAGCGGAGAGATTGTTAAATGATATTTATATGGATCTATTCCTGAACCATATTCATCGGGAGCAAACGAAAAAACGTCTCTTGCGGCTGATTGATCTTGCACTTGATGATAAGGACGAGTACGCTTTCAAAAGTCTGACGGATGAACTGATGAAACTTGAAGAAAATTAA
- a CDS encoding ABC transporter permease, producing MNSLREIWGDRFIRYMNELQKYMRFVFTGHLAIVLLFTIGAGGYAYSEWLKEVPSEFPSAILAAVLIGAALSIGSPITLLKPADIVFFLPMENKLEDYLKRSLRYSLVSQLPVPYILFIVLLPLLAATDVAGKPQFILTAIVIFLVKWKYVETEYYYRRANEGVGMWKDRLVRFVLASLLLYAVLTGISYLIPLIPLVGVLMAVYYLFWKKRSVANPFPYEHFIALEQNRMMRFYRFANYFTDVPHLKGSVSRRAWLGFLMRPAKYGQASPQRYLLRRTLVRTDDIFWLWVRLTALSVVGVVLIPFPIVVYIFIGALAFASSIQLVHALRAGDDFRMDMLFPETDNTRQSAIRKTVSGVQLLQSISVLVAGLLTFGVSLTPVIMAVIVFVVSEATIRVSNEKSEEV from the coding sequence ATGAACAGCTTGCGTGAGATTTGGGGCGATCGTTTTATCCGTTATATGAATGAACTGCAAAAGTATATGAGGTTCGTCTTCACCGGCCATTTGGCAATTGTTCTTCTCTTTACGATAGGGGCGGGCGGATACGCGTACAGTGAATGGTTGAAGGAAGTGCCATCCGAATTTCCTTCAGCAATCCTCGCTGCAGTCCTCATCGGGGCGGCTTTATCAATTGGCTCACCGATTACGTTACTGAAGCCTGCAGATATCGTCTTTTTCCTTCCGATGGAAAATAAGCTTGAAGACTATCTGAAACGGTCACTGCGCTATTCACTAGTTTCCCAGCTTCCAGTGCCCTACATTCTATTCATCGTCCTATTGCCATTGTTGGCGGCAACTGATGTCGCTGGAAAACCGCAATTCATTCTGACGGCCATCGTCATTTTCCTGGTTAAATGGAAGTATGTAGAGACGGAGTACTATTACCGCCGCGCCAATGAAGGGGTGGGAATGTGGAAGGACCGTCTTGTCCGGTTCGTATTGGCTTCTCTTCTCTTGTATGCGGTGCTTACAGGAATTTCTTATTTAATCCCTTTAATTCCTCTAGTCGGTGTGCTGATGGCAGTCTATTATTTATTCTGGAAGAAAAGAAGCGTTGCAAACCCGTTTCCTTATGAACATTTCATAGCGCTAGAGCAAAATCGTATGATGCGTTTTTACCGATTCGCAAACTATTTCACGGACGTTCCGCATTTAAAAGGATCGGTCAGTCGCCGTGCATGGCTCGGATTCCTTATGCGTCCTGCAAAATACGGACAAGCATCGCCTCAACGCTACTTGCTGCGAAGGACTCTTGTGCGTACAGACGATATTTTTTGGCTATGGGTCAGATTGACCGCATTATCGGTAGTAGGCGTCGTTCTCATTCCTTTCCCGATCGTCGTCTATATTTTCATTGGGGCATTGGCATTTGCATCATCCATCCAGTTGGTCCATGCACTACGGGCGGGGGATGACTTCAGGATGGATATGTTGTTCCCTGAAACGGACAATACGAGGCAGTCTGCCATCCGGAAAACAGTTAGCGGCGTTCAACTGCTGCAGTCAATTTCTGTTCTCGTGGCTGGCCTCCTGACATTCGGCGTATCCTTGACGCCTGTGATCATGGCGGTCATTGTCTTCGTCGTTTCCGAAGCGACAATCCGTGTTTCCAATGAAAAGTCGGAAGAAGTATGA
- a CDS encoding ABC transporter ATP-binding protein, with protein sequence MAILEVKEVTGGYTRKPVLHELSFEIGKGELVGLIGLNGAGKSTTIKHIIGLMNPHEGEIVVNGVTFRENPEVYRKAFTYIPETPILYEELTLKEHLELTAMAYGLDHESFEARTEILLKEFMMEKRLNWFPSHFSKGMRQKVMILCAFLVEPSLYIIDEPFVGLDPIGIRSLLDQIEERKANGASVLMSTHVLSTAEKYCDRIILLHEGRVRAQGTMDDLRKAFNRPGATLDELYISMTGDHDHEQLA encoded by the coding sequence ATGGCAATTCTTGAAGTGAAAGAAGTGACAGGCGGGTATACACGTAAGCCTGTTCTGCATGAATTATCATTTGAAATCGGCAAGGGTGAGCTCGTCGGCTTAATCGGCTTGAACGGTGCCGGGAAAAGTACAACGATTAAACATATTATCGGACTGATGAATCCGCATGAAGGCGAAATTGTAGTGAATGGCGTCACGTTTCGCGAAAACCCTGAAGTTTACCGTAAAGCGTTCACATACATTCCTGAAACACCGATTCTATATGAAGAGCTGACGCTGAAGGAACATCTTGAATTGACAGCGATGGCATATGGACTGGATCATGAATCGTTCGAGGCGCGTACTGAAATACTTTTGAAAGAGTTCATGATGGAGAAGCGGCTGAATTGGTTTCCATCTCATTTCTCGAAAGGGATGCGGCAAAAAGTCATGATTCTTTGCGCTTTTTTAGTGGAACCTTCCCTGTATATTATCGATGAGCCGTTTGTCGGACTTGACCCGATCGGGATTCGTTCTTTGCTTGATCAAATAGAAGAAAGAAAAGCAAATGGCGCTTCCGTATTGATGTCTACACATGTGCTTTCCACTGCTGAAAAGTATTGCGACCGGATTATTCTGCTGCATGAAGGACGGGTAAGGGCACAAGGGACAATGGATGATTTGCGGAAAGCCTTCAACAGGCCAGGTGCCACTTTGGACGAGCTCTATATTTCAATGACCGGGGATCATGATCATGAACAGCTTGCGTGA
- a CDS encoding HIT family protein, whose translation MTSCIFCKIVEGTLPSEKIYEDENVVVIMDVMPVTKGHVLLIPKIHRENLYDVTEEEASQLFSVAPKIANLLKEEFKPAGMNLLQNNGAPAGQAVFHFHMHFIPRYDQTDGFESDWNPKVEEFPQERIQEIANQIRSRFSE comes from the coding sequence ATGACATCATGTATCTTTTGTAAAATTGTAGAAGGCACCCTCCCCAGCGAGAAAATCTATGAAGACGAGAACGTCGTTGTCATTATGGATGTCATGCCTGTGACGAAAGGGCATGTGTTGCTTATCCCGAAAATCCATCGGGAAAACCTTTATGATGTGACGGAAGAAGAAGCTTCGCAACTTTTTTCTGTAGCCCCGAAAATCGCGAACCTTTTAAAAGAGGAGTTCAAGCCTGCCGGAATGAACTTGCTTCAAAACAATGGAGCTCCAGCTGGACAAGCCGTGTTCCACTTTCACATGCATTTCATCCCGAGATATGATCAAACGGACGGTTTCGAGTCAGACTGGAATCCGAAGGTAGAGGAATTTCCTCAAGAACGGATCCAAGAAATCGCGAATCAGATCCGAAGCCGTTTCAGCGAATAA
- a CDS encoding tryptophan transporter, which produces MNTKNLMLMALLVSVGAALYLVIPGYGEGMKPDFMLTMMFIGIFLFPDVKSVFLLGATTGVLSGIFTSFPGGFIPNIIDKFITAFIVFAVIALLRKAANHIIVSTIIACCGTLLSGTIFLSVAIFVIGAKVPFGLLFVTVVLPAIAMNGIVFFIIYPIIQTLLKRTSFKTALSNSN; this is translated from the coding sequence TTGAATACGAAAAATCTTATGTTGATGGCGCTATTGGTTTCAGTCGGTGCTGCTTTGTACTTGGTCATACCGGGTTACGGTGAAGGCATGAAGCCTGACTTCATGCTGACGATGATGTTCATCGGCATCTTTTTATTCCCGGACGTCAAGAGCGTCTTTTTACTGGGAGCGACGACCGGAGTCCTATCAGGGATCTTTACAAGTTTCCCAGGAGGATTCATACCGAATATCATCGATAAGTTCATTACGGCGTTTATTGTTTTTGCGGTCATTGCACTACTTAGAAAAGCTGCAAACCATATTATCGTTTCAACAATCATCGCTTGCTGCGGAACACTGCTTTCAGGAACAATTTTTCTATCCGTCGCCATTTTCGTCATTGGCGCGAAAGTACCTTTTGGATTATTGTTCGTAACAGTCGTCCTACCCGCAATCGCTATGAACGGTATAGTATTTTTCATCATCTACCCGATCATTCAAACTTTGTTGAAGCGTACTTCATTTAAAACAGCATTATCCAATTCAAACTAA
- a CDS encoding YtxH domain-containing protein, which translates to MKASTFLAGLLAGSVTAAVTVLFSTPQTGSEIRSTVKGASTDMKHKLSDVKGRIAELKNSITHMTKEASELVPDAVNGIKGSIDQWQLSTDSNRLKLEKELSAIQTSLAELEQSIAEQQKS; encoded by the coding sequence ATGAAAGCATCTACGTTTTTGGCGGGTTTACTTGCAGGTTCGGTGACGGCCGCTGTCACTGTATTATTTTCCACTCCGCAAACGGGCAGCGAAATCCGCTCGACCGTTAAGGGCGCTTCAACTGACATGAAACATAAATTGAGTGACGTGAAAGGAAGAATTGCTGAGTTGAAAAACTCTATCACACATATGACGAAGGAAGCGAGTGAGTTAGTTCCTGATGCGGTTAATGGAATTAAGGGGTCTATCGACCAATGGCAACTCTCGACCGATTCGAATAGACTAAAGCTCGAGAAGGAACTTTCAGCGATTCAGACGTCACTAGCTGAATTGGAACAATCGATAGCAGAACAACAGAAATCATAG
- a CDS encoding YybH family protein yields the protein MTEGFLKVQDVLENYRSAVYEKDVEKFLSLYASEVHIYDCWGNWESKGISSWKENVVEWFKGLSADGILLKVEFDDLVVEENSDLAFVHCAVTFAAYLEDSCEKLRQMTNRFTFGLKKSNESWVIAHEHSSLPINMETGKGIFNVK from the coding sequence ATGACGGAGGGCTTTTTAAAAGTTCAAGACGTACTTGAAAATTACAGATCGGCTGTTTACGAAAAAGATGTTGAAAAGTTCTTATCCCTGTATGCTTCCGAAGTGCATATTTATGATTGCTGGGGGAACTGGGAGAGCAAGGGTATTTCTTCATGGAAGGAGAATGTGGTGGAGTGGTTTAAAGGACTGAGTGCGGATGGTATTTTACTAAAAGTCGAGTTTGATGATCTAGTAGTTGAAGAAAATTCAGATCTGGCATTCGTTCATTGTGCTGTGACGTTTGCTGCTTACCTAGAAGATTCTTGTGAGAAACTTCGTCAAATGACAAATCGGTTTACATTTGGTTTAAAAAAATCGAATGAATCGTGGGTCATCGCTCATGAACATTCATCATTACCTATAAATATGGAAACTGGTAAAGGGATATTTAATGTGAAATAA
- a CDS encoding HTH-type transcriptional regulator Hpr, whose translation MTEQKFSPKEAMIYSQRVAQMSKALWKAVEKDWQQWIKPYDLNINEHHILWIAYHLQGATISDIAKFGVMHVSTAFNFSKKLEERGYLQFFKKDDDRRNTYVSVTEEGEELLNGMNERYYDSDHGILDGSLPMKGIYGKFPEFLEVMSVIRNIYGEDFMEIFELGFKRIDNSFDDDLASLNHSEREPQETAELQTADEK comes from the coding sequence ATGACTGAGCAAAAATTTTCCCCAAAAGAAGCAATGATTTATAGTCAACGCGTTGCCCAGATGTCAAAAGCACTTTGGAAAGCAGTAGAAAAGGATTGGCAGCAATGGATAAAACCTTATGACTTGAATATTAATGAACACCATATTCTATGGATTGCATACCATCTTCAAGGCGCAACCATTTCGGACATCGCAAAATTCGGCGTCATGCACGTCTCCACAGCTTTCAACTTTTCAAAGAAACTTGAAGAGCGGGGATATCTGCAATTCTTCAAGAAAGACGACGATCGTCGGAATACATATGTATCTGTCACCGAGGAAGGTGAAGAACTACTTAATGGCATGAATGAACGCTATTATGACTCAGATCATGGAATCCTGGACGGCTCGCTTCCGATGAAAGGCATTTATGGGAAGTTCCCTGAGTTTTTGGAAGTCATGTCTGTCATCCGGAATATTTACGGGGAAGATTTCATGGAAATATTCGAACTTGGTTTCAAACGGATCGATAATTCTTTTGACGATGACCTGGCCTCTTTGAACCATTCCGAAAGAGAACCGCAAGAGACCGCTGAATTGCAGACGGCCGATGAAAAATAA
- a CDS encoding YjcZ family sporulation protein — protein sequence MSGYGHGSSGFALIVVLFILLIIVGAAYLY from the coding sequence ATGAGTGGATATGGCCATGGCTCTTCTGGATTCGCTTTGATTGTTGTGCTGTTCATTCTGTTGATCATCGTCGGAGCTGCGTACTTGTACTAA
- a CDS encoding peptidylprolyl isomerase, with product MKKTVLAMTMAASVLTMAACSDQKAADEEIIATTKVGTITKEDLYEEMKDAVGLPVMENLLLQQVLETEYKVSDKEWKEEVKSQKDALGDNFEMYLQQQGVSEKFFEKNVKSQMIQKKMIESLKVSDEEIAKGVERAKTEIHARHIVVKDEDTAKEVLAKVKDGGDFAELAKEYSTEPVAEQTGGDLGWFGPGKMVQEFEDAAYSLKKGEISEPVKTSFGYHIIEMLDTRKAETEKTEEEIKTEIEDGLKRVQFEEKLQELIKAADVDIKVDEFKKALDSYLPATADKEDKEKK from the coding sequence ATGAAAAAGACAGTCCTTGCTATGACAATGGCGGCCTCAGTATTAACAATGGCTGCATGTAGTGATCAAAAAGCGGCTGATGAGGAAATCATCGCCACAACTAAAGTCGGAACTATTACAAAAGAAGATCTATATGAGGAAATGAAAGATGCAGTTGGCCTACCAGTAATGGAAAACTTGCTTCTTCAACAAGTGTTGGAAACGGAGTACAAAGTTTCGGACAAGGAATGGAAAGAAGAAGTTAAATCACAAAAAGATGCGCTAGGAGATAATTTCGAGATGTACCTCCAACAACAAGGCGTCTCTGAAAAGTTCTTTGAAAAGAACGTAAAATCCCAAATGATCCAGAAGAAAATGATCGAGTCATTGAAAGTGTCTGATGAAGAGATCGCAAAAGGCGTGGAACGTGCAAAAACGGAAATTCATGCTCGCCATATCGTTGTTAAAGACGAAGATACTGCGAAAGAGGTATTGGCGAAAGTGAAGGATGGTGGAGATTTCGCTGAATTGGCGAAAGAATATTCCACTGAACCTGTTGCAGAACAAACAGGCGGAGACCTCGGATGGTTCGGCCCGGGCAAAATGGTACAAGAGTTCGAAGATGCGGCATATTCCCTTAAAAAAGGTGAAATCAGTGAACCTGTAAAAACAAGCTTCGGTTACCATATCATTGAAATGCTCGACACTCGTAAAGCTGAAACTGAGAAGACAGAAGAAGAAATTAAAACTGAAATTGAAGATGGATTGAAACGTGTCCAATTCGAAGAGAAGCTTCAAGAATTGATTAAAGCGGCTGACGTCGATATTAAAGTCGATGAGTTCAAGAAAGCTTTGGACAGCTACTTGCCAGCAACAGCTGATAAGGAAGATAAAGAAAAGAAATAA
- the yhaM gene encoding 3'-5' exoribonuclease YhaM encodes MKKILEHQVGEPVELYLLIKQSTKGITQQGSPFMTLILQDKSGDIEAKLWDAGEEHERLYAAATIVKVGGEVHEYRGKNQLRIKSIRPAKEDEGVTISDLVPSSAKSKEVLYEELLQYFFEMKNPHIQRITRHLLKKHQSDFLVYPAATRNHHDYVSGLLDHVVSMLKLGKAIAELYPSLNKDLLYAGIILHDVGKVIELSGPIGTQYTVEGNLLGHITIMVNEISKAADELEIHGEEVMLLQHMVLSHHGKEEWGSPKRPMLMEAEILHYIDNIDAKMNMLDRAMSKTANGEFTERIFPLDNRSFYKPNIE; translated from the coding sequence GTGAAAAAAATTTTGGAACATCAAGTCGGGGAGCCGGTTGAGCTTTATTTACTCATTAAACAATCGACGAAGGGGATCACTCAACAGGGGAGCCCGTTCATGACACTCATTTTGCAAGATAAAAGCGGTGATATCGAGGCGAAGCTTTGGGATGCCGGTGAAGAGCATGAACGTCTGTATGCTGCTGCAACAATCGTCAAAGTCGGCGGAGAAGTGCATGAATACAGAGGGAAAAACCAGCTGCGCATTAAAAGCATCCGTCCTGCGAAAGAAGACGAAGGTGTGACGATATCGGATCTCGTCCCATCTTCCGCAAAGAGCAAGGAAGTGCTTTATGAAGAGCTGCTGCAATACTTCTTCGAGATGAAAAATCCGCATATCCAGCGGATCACGAGACATCTATTGAAAAAACACCAATCAGATTTCCTCGTTTACCCTGCTGCTACTAGGAACCATCATGATTATGTGTCTGGGCTTCTAGATCATGTCGTATCCATGTTGAAGCTCGGAAAGGCGATTGCCGAATTATATCCTTCTTTGAATAAGGATCTTCTATATGCAGGAATCATCTTGCACGATGTCGGGAAAGTGATCGAGCTATCTGGTCCTATCGGTACGCAATATACAGTGGAAGGGAACTTGCTCGGCCATATTACAATCATGGTGAATGAAATATCGAAAGCAGCGGACGAACTCGAAATTCATGGGGAAGAAGTGATGCTTCTTCAGCATATGGTCCTCTCCCACCACGGCAAAGAAGAGTGGGGAAGCCCGAAACGTCCGATGTTGATGGAAGCGGAAATACTTCATTATATCGATAATATCGATGCGAAAATGAATATGCTTGATCGGGCGATGTCTAAGACGGCGAACGGTGAATTCACAGAAAGAATTTTCCCACTGGACAACCGATCTTTCTACAAACCGAATATTGAATAG